The Sulfurimonas lithotrophica genome includes a region encoding these proteins:
- a CDS encoding thiazole synthase — protein MDNKLKIGKYELGSRLIVGSGKYDSFETTKEATLASGSELITVAVRRLNITDPDKENLRDTFAGTNVKFLPNSAGCVTAEEAITTFRLTREATGIDLIKLEVIGDTAKTLYPDVLETIEACKILAKDGFTIMAYTSDDPIMAKRLEDAGAHAIMPLAAPIGSGLGIQNPYNIAFIKDAVDVPVIVDAGIGCASDAAYAMELGAEGVLTNTAIAQAQNPMMMAVAMKHAVAAGRMSYLAGRIPKKPYATASSPIDGLIQF, from the coding sequence ATGGATAATAAATTAAAAATCGGAAAATATGAACTCGGAAGCCGCCTAATCGTGGGTAGCGGAAAATATGATTCGTTTGAGACTACAAAAGAGGCTACACTTGCAAGTGGAAGTGAGTTAATCACAGTTGCAGTTCGTCGTCTAAACATTACTGACCCTGACAAAGAAAATCTTCGTGATACGTTTGCTGGTACAAATGTAAAGTTCTTACCAAATTCTGCAGGATGTGTAACTGCTGAGGAAGCTATAACTACATTTCGTCTTACTCGTGAGGCTACAGGAATAGATTTAATCAAATTAGAGGTTATCGGAGATACTGCAAAAACACTTTATCCTGATGTTTTAGAAACTATAGAAGCTTGTAAAATATTAGCTAAAGACGGTTTTACTATTATGGCATATACTTCGGATGATCCGATTATGGCTAAACGTCTTGAAGATGCAGGTGCTCATGCTATTATGCCTCTAGCTGCACCAATCGGAAGTGGACTTGGTATTCAAAATCCTTACAATATAGCATTTATAAAAGATGCAGTTGATGTACCTGTTATTGTTGATGCAGGTATCGGTTGTGCAAGTGATGCTGCATATGCTATGGAACTTGGGGCTGAGGGAGTGCTTACAAATACTGCAATTGCTCAGGCACAGAATCCTATGATGATGGCAGTTGCCATGAAACATGCAGTTGCTGCAGGTCGTATGAGTTATTTAGCTGGAAGAATTCCAAAAAAACCATACGCTACTGCATCTAGCCCAATTGATGGATTAATCCAATTTTAA
- a CDS encoding diguanylate cyclase, which produces MKTIYKIIILYMFSVGTIVYIHQNIDNFAKRSKKHQENILLKQAQVHYEEQMNTRRWNAGHGGIYVKPHNNLKPNPHLEDNILKVDDNLTLIKINPAWMTRQLSELLSSESFKFRIVSLKPINPINKSDAFESKALKYFENTNDREFYEFENEKFRYVGALVTKKECLNCHAAQGYKVGDIRGGISISFSTEEYNKVINSLKDQTFHAKIVFTTLAIVLTLLIHKQLKQTYNLGLEVQNRTREINNTKNILQHILDADRSFLFVLDDTKIVMANKTMLNFFGYKTVEEFSKDHEHISDMFEKNDSGFYLQHFMNGEHWIHYLQREQAYKNLKVKLKSNNVQKIFKPSAKEVSIDNKKLHIVIFDDITNELRQIEKLKKEAAKDTLTRLFNRGKFQEILIQEMALANSTMQPLSVIFLDIDFFKKVNDDYGHDVGDKVLVSLSKILKENMRLGDSVSRWGGEEFIILLQSTPVNQAVKIAEKLRKKVSEYKFDKVKNVNISLGVTQYISTESDKALLKRVDEALYEAKNTGRNKVIMK; this is translated from the coding sequence ATGAAAACAATATATAAAATTATAATCCTTTATATGTTTTCTGTAGGAACTATAGTTTATATACATCAAAACATAGATAATTTTGCTAAAAGAAGTAAAAAGCACCAAGAAAATATTTTATTAAAACAAGCTCAAGTTCATTATGAAGAACAAATGAACACAAGGCGTTGGAATGCAGGTCACGGAGGCATTTATGTCAAACCGCACAATAATCTTAAACCAAATCCCCACTTAGAAGACAATATACTTAAAGTAGATGACAATCTGACTCTTATCAAAATAAATCCTGCATGGATGACCAGACAACTCTCAGAGTTACTTTCTTCTGAGAGTTTTAAATTTAGAATCGTAAGTCTTAAACCAATAAACCCCATAAATAAAAGTGATGCCTTTGAGTCCAAAGCATTAAAATATTTTGAAAACACAAACGACAGGGAGTTTTATGAGTTTGAAAATGAAAAATTTAGATATGTTGGGGCTTTGGTAACTAAAAAAGAGTGTTTAAACTGTCATGCAGCCCAAGGTTATAAAGTTGGAGATATAAGAGGAGGAATTAGTATAAGCTTTAGTACCGAGGAATATAATAAAGTTATAAATTCTCTAAAAGACCAAACATTTCATGCAAAAATTGTTTTTACAACATTAGCCATAGTTTTAACACTACTAATCCATAAACAATTAAAACAAACTTACAATCTTGGTTTAGAGGTACAAAATCGTACCCGTGAAATAAACAATACGAAAAATATTTTACAACACATACTAGATGCGGACAGAAGTTTTTTGTTTGTTCTGGATGATACAAAAATAGTTATGGCAAACAAAACAATGCTAAACTTTTTCGGATATAAAACAGTCGAGGAATTTTCAAAAGATCATGAACATATATCCGATATGTTTGAAAAAAATGATTCCGGTTTCTATCTTCAACATTTTATGAACGGTGAACACTGGATACACTACCTTCAACGTGAGCAAGCTTATAAAAATTTAAAAGTTAAGCTAAAAAGTAATAACGTACAAAAAATATTTAAACCTTCGGCTAAAGAGGTAAGTATAGACAATAAAAAACTTCATATAGTAATTTTTGACGATATAACAAACGAGTTAAGACAGATAGAAAAACTTAAAAAAGAAGCTGCAAAAGACACACTTACAAGACTCTTTAACAGAGGAAAGTTTCAAGAGATACTAATACAAGAGATGGCTTTGGCAAACTCTACTATGCAGCCTTTATCCGTTATATTTTTAGATATAGACTTCTTTAAAAAAGTAAATGACGACTATGGTCACGATGTAGGCGACAAAGTCCTCGTATCCTTATCTAAAATATTAAAAGAAAATATGCGTTTGGGCGATTCGGTATCAAGATGGGGCGGTGAAGAGTTTATAATTCTCTTGCAATCAACACCTGTAAATCAAGCTGTAAAAATAGCGGAAAAATTACGTAAAAAAGTTTCTGAATATAAATTTGACAAAGTTAAAAACGTAAATATATCATTGGGAGTTACACAATATATAAGCACAGAGTCGGATAAGGCACTTTTAAAAAGAGTCGATGAAGCTTTGTATGAGGCTAAAAATACCGGAAGAAACAAGGTTATTATGAAATAA
- a CDS encoding mechanosensitive ion channel family protein has product MKNKSSSQKYIMKYVFFSILFFSTHLFASSDITSQAKDFFESSLFVFNEKPISLSNLIKALLYVLAGFLLGFIYKKWILKITKKYKDMSMMSIRLISNIGYYIIILIFFMSAFRSIGIDLKSLSLIAGALSIGIGFGLQTVVSNLIAGIILMFERTIRIGDIIEINDTLSGTVTDMRIRSTTIKTFDNIDIIVPNSSFIQNNVINLTLEDRIRRLHIPFGVAYDTEIQDVKSVVLDALQKSDLNFIRGDEDKNPDVRMTLMNNSSVDLELIVWVNRDPKQKNIPLKSDFLILIYNALRANNISIPFPQLDVNMKQNNKV; this is encoded by the coding sequence ATGAAGAATAAAAGTAGTTCTCAAAAGTATATTATGAAATATGTTTTTTTTAGTATTTTATTTTTTTCCACGCATCTTTTTGCTTCTTCGGATATAACTTCCCAAGCTAAAGATTTTTTTGAGTCGTCTCTTTTTGTATTTAATGAAAAACCTATCAGCTTATCCAATTTAATAAAAGCTCTTTTGTATGTACTGGCAGGTTTTTTGCTCGGTTTTATTTATAAAAAATGGATTTTAAAAATTACTAAAAAATATAAAGATATGAGTATGATGAGTATCCGTCTTATATCAAACATCGGGTACTATATAATTATTCTTATTTTCTTTATGAGTGCATTTAGAAGTATAGGTATAGACTTAAAATCATTATCCCTCATTGCGGGTGCTTTATCCATAGGTATAGGTTTTGGCTTACAGACGGTTGTATCAAACTTGATAGCGGGCATTATTTTAATGTTTGAGCGTACCATTAGAATCGGAGATATTATAGAGATAAACGATACTTTGAGCGGTACGGTTACGGATATGCGAATACGCTCAACTACTATAAAAACTTTTGACAACATAGACATTATTGTACCAAACTCCTCTTTTATTCAAAACAATGTTATAAATTTAACCCTCGAAGATAGAATAAGACGACTCCACATACCTTTTGGCGTAGCTTATGATACTGAAATTCAAGATGTGAAATCAGTTGTTTTGGATGCACTGCAAAAAAGTGACTTGAACTTTATAAGAGGCGATGAGGATAAAAATCCAGATGTAAGAATGACGCTTATGAACAACAGCAGTGTCGATTTGGAACTAATCGTATGGGTAAATAGAGACCCTAAACAAAAAAACATCCCTTTGAAATCTGATTTTTTAATACTGATATATAATGCACTTAGAGCCAATAACATCAGCATCCCGTTCCCTCAGCTTGATGTTAATATGAAACAAAATAATAAAGTATAG
- a CDS encoding TIGR01777 family oxidoreductase, producing the protein MKVALTGASGFVASHLIKEFNDYIIIDRNDNEDDILEKLKDVDAVFNLAGAPIIKKWNEEYKKTLVSSRIDTTKKLVNAINKSDVGYFISTSAIGAYPNDAKYDESFQSYGDDFLASLTKEWEAEALKCNKKTAIVRFGVILGKEGGALKQMLTPFKLGLGGTIGNGKMMTSWIDIDDLVNIYLYLSENKLTGIFNATAPKPVSNYEFTKALGKTLNRPTVFPIPTFVLKLIFGEASSVLTDSKEVYPKALENSGFEFKYKTIEKSLEHLLK; encoded by the coding sequence ATGAAAGTCGCACTAACAGGGGCAAGTGGTTTTGTCGCCTCACACCTGATTAAAGAGTTTAACGACTATATAATTATAGATCGTAATGACAACGAAGATGATATTTTAGAAAAGCTTAAAGACGTAGATGCAGTTTTTAATCTTGCGGGTGCACCTATAATAAAAAAGTGGAATGAAGAGTATAAAAAAACTCTTGTATCAAGTCGCATAGATACTACAAAAAAACTCGTCAATGCAATAAATAAAAGTGATGTGGGTTACTTCATATCTACTTCAGCCATCGGCGCATATCCAAATGACGCAAAATACGATGAAAGTTTTCAAAGCTACGGAGATGATTTTTTAGCTTCACTTACTAAAGAATGGGAAGCCGAAGCTCTAAAATGCAATAAAAAAACTGCAATAGTACGTTTTGGAGTTATTTTAGGTAAAGAAGGCGGGGCACTAAAACAGATGCTGACACCTTTTAAACTTGGCTTGGGCGGTACTATAGGAAACGGAAAAATGATGACAAGCTGGATAGATATAGATGATTTGGTAAACATCTATTTATATTTGAGTGAAAATAAACTTACCGGTATTTTTAATGCAACTGCGCCAAAGCCCGTAAGTAATTATGAGTTTACAAAAGCTTTAGGTAAAACATTAAATCGTCCGACAGTTTTTCCGATACCGACTTTTGTTTTAAAACTTATTTTCGGAGAAGCTTCGAGTGTATTGACGGATTCTAAAGAGGTATATCCTAAAGCACTTGAGAATTCAGGTTTTGAATTTAAATATAAAACAATAGAAAAGTCTTTGGAACATTTACTTAAATAA
- a CDS encoding mechanosensitive ion channel family protein — MKYFKIIFIFFLLTSSLNSDDADISKNIFDSKNIWIKTFINNKNYYITINNIVKIEQKIKNNTKNTHILENLNRRLEIQKSKLSLYEKNKSFNNLLLAYKFNIPEITAYDYIYKNSKKTLNKQIEKLIFMKNEFNKAFSLLKNYHKKNQNGIVSQDDIRYFDEFFDNINKTYFNLLDTKDELDKKYEEYYQEKLQKHIITFVVLIIVYILYRVFFMIYLSWEYKFKKDPSGIYKKTISIIFYIMIFLSLIMRYMEDFIYVITFLSVVAAALTIALREIILNIVASIYIFFSNMLRIGDRVMVQFETKHTIGDIQDISLMKIKLNEIEDYSNLKEVRNVGRTIYIPNSYVFTKVFYNYSKKKNGLINDLIEFEFSADNNFEDIKKVTRELLDSLNIDHTITFTLNNLKTGIICLISYEVNFKDVSKIRSELCVKLLQIYTLDKNIKLKNSKASTKAVNDEE, encoded by the coding sequence ATGAAATACTTTAAAATAATTTTTATCTTTTTTTTACTAACTTCGTCACTAAATTCAGATGACGCTGATATTTCAAAAAATATATTTGACAGTAAAAACATATGGATTAAAACTTTTATAAATAATAAAAATTATTATATTACCATTAACAATATTGTTAAGATAGAACAAAAAATAAAAAACAATACAAAAAACACTCATATTTTAGAGAATTTAAATAGAAGACTTGAGATACAAAAATCAAAATTATCTCTTTATGAAAAAAATAAAAGTTTTAATAATCTGCTTTTAGCTTATAAATTTAATATACCGGAAATAACGGCTTATGATTATATATACAAAAACTCAAAAAAAACACTAAATAAACAAATTGAAAAACTTATTTTTATGAAAAATGAGTTTAATAAAGCTTTTTCACTTTTAAAAAATTATCATAAGAAAAACCAAAACGGCATTGTTTCCCAAGATGATATAAGATATTTTGATGAATTTTTTGACAATATAAATAAAACATATTTTAACTTACTCGATACAAAAGATGAACTTGATAAAAAGTATGAAGAGTATTATCAAGAAAAATTACAAAAGCATATTATTACTTTCGTAGTATTAATAATTGTATATATCTTATATAGAGTATTTTTTATGATATATCTATCTTGGGAATACAAATTTAAAAAAGATCCGAGTGGGATATACAAAAAGACTATATCAATCATATTTTATATAATGATTTTTTTGTCTTTAATTATGAGATATATGGAAGATTTTATCTACGTTATTACATTTTTAAGTGTTGTAGCAGCGGCATTAACAATAGCTCTTAGAGAAATTATCTTAAATATCGTCGCTTCCATTTATATATTTTTCAGCAATATGCTAAGAATAGGCGACAGGGTTATGGTACAGTTTGAAACAAAACATACTATAGGAGATATACAAGATATTTCGCTTATGAAAATTAAATTAAACGAGATTGAAGATTATAGCAATTTAAAAGAAGTCAGGAATGTAGGTAGAACCATATATATACCAAACAGCTATGTTTTTACTAAAGTTTTTTATAATTATTCTAAAAAGAAAAACGGCTTGATAAATGATTTAATAGAGTTTGAATTTTCTGCGGATAATAATTTTGAAGATATAAAAAAAGTTACCCGAGAGTTACTTGATAGCTTAAACATAGACCATACAATTACTTTTACGCTTAATAATCTAAAAACGGGTATCATATGTCTTATATCTTATGAAGTAAATTTTAAAGATGTTTCTAAAATTAGAAGTGAGCTTTGTGTAAAATTACTTCAAATATATACTTTAGATAAGAATATAAAATTAAAAAACTCAAAAGCTTCTACAAAGGCAGTAAACGATGAAGAATAA
- a CDS encoding Fic/DOC family protein, with translation MKYYPPSNHIYYEDSDVPINKLNIKDLEVITEIEKELLVEAYHQLHNELDENTVFDEVYLCKIHRSIFSSLFEWGGQYRSVNISKSESMFCPYMNLDTFSKEIFTKLKNDNYLRDFEDVSKKDEFAQKLSYYMCELIVLHPFNEGNGRSLRLFFDMIVTYNGYEYIDYQQTLQNNDFITASIDCMEADCDKMKIIISNGLKKAET, from the coding sequence ATGAAATACTACCCGCCATCAAACCACATCTACTATGAAGATAGTGATGTTCCAATCAATAAACTCAACATCAAAGATTTAGAAGTTATCACAGAGATTGAAAAAGAGCTTTTAGTTGAAGCCTATCACCAGCTTCACAATGAACTAGATGAAAATACAGTTTTTGATGAAGTGTATCTTTGTAAAATTCATCGTTCAATATTTTCATCATTATTTGAATGGGGTGGGCAATACAGAAGTGTAAATATTTCTAAGAGTGAGAGTATGTTCTGCCCATACATGAACCTAGACACATTCTCAAAAGAGATATTTACAAAACTCAAAAATGATAACTACCTAAGAGACTTTGAAGATGTTTCAAAAAAAGATGAATTTGCTCAAAAACTCTCTTATTATATGTGTGAATTGATAGTTCTACACCCATTTAATGAAGGCAATGGACGGTCTCTCAGACTTTTCTTTGATATGATTGTTACCTATAATGGATATGAATATATCGATTATCAACAAACTTTACAAAACAATGATTTTATTACCGCTTCTATTGATTGTATGGAAGCTGATTGTGATAAGATGAAAATCATTATCTCCAATGGATTAAAAAAAGCGGAAACTTAG
- a CDS encoding succinylglutamate desuccinylase/aspartoacylase family protein, with protein sequence MKTLLVIIFCFSFLYANEFIINGIKIQKGTKKTINIELPKLYNTPTKLPIRVIRGKEDGPTIFISAAIHGDELNGIEIIRRFRNLKILNKLRGNIILVPIVNIYGVMNLSRYLPDRRDLNRYFPGTSEGSLTSRIAKIFFDEIVLKCDLGIDLHTASIHKSNLPQIRTNIDDENTFRLAKAFEAPVVLHSELRDGSLRSVAQEKGVPILLYEAGEALRFDEQSIRIGVKGIVNVLRANEMLPKSSKTGKRKIIPLVARNSSWLRATQSGILRTLKDLGDTVKEGETIAYINEPLDDQNIYKLTAPYDGVIIGKTKIPLIQEGDAVFHIANFNQLKVANKKILYFCEDAIEDCEYININQEDIK encoded by the coding sequence ATGAAAACTTTACTTGTTATTATTTTTTGTTTTAGTTTTTTATACGCAAATGAATTTATTATTAACGGTATAAAAATTCAAAAAGGAACAAAAAAAACAATAAATATAGAACTGCCTAAACTTTACAATACGCCTACTAAACTACCTATAAGGGTAATACGCGGTAAAGAAGACGGACCGACTATTTTTATAAGTGCGGCTATCCACGGAGACGAACTTAACGGTATAGAAATTATAAGAAGATTTAGAAATTTAAAAATATTAAACAAGCTTCGTGGAAACATTATCTTAGTTCCGATAGTAAATATTTACGGCGTTATGAATCTTTCGCGTTACCTGCCAGATAGAAGGGATTTAAACAGATATTTTCCGGGAACTTCGGAAGGTTCGCTTACCAGCAGGATTGCAAAAATATTTTTTGATGAGATTGTATTAAAATGCGATTTGGGAATAGATTTGCATACTGCATCTATACATAAATCAAACCTACCTCAAATTAGAACAAATATTGATGATGAAAATACTTTTAGACTTGCAAAAGCTTTTGAAGCACCTGTCGTTCTTCACTCAGAATTAAGGGACGGTTCACTTCGTTCAGTCGCACAAGAAAAAGGCGTACCTATACTTTTATACGAAGCAGGCGAAGCACTTAGGTTTGATGAACAAAGCATCCGAATAGGTGTTAAAGGTATTGTAAATGTTCTTAGAGCAAATGAGATGCTGCCAAAATCTTCAAAAACAGGAAAAAGAAAAATCATACCTTTAGTTGCGAGAAACAGCAGTTGGCTAAGAGCCACCCAAAGCGGAATTCTAAGAACTCTAAAAGATTTGGGCGATACTGTCAAAGAAGGTGAAACTATCGCTTATATAAACGAGCCTTTGGATGATCAAAACATTTATAAGTTAACTGCTCCTTATGACGGAGTAATAATAGGAAAGACCAAAATTCCTCTTATTCAAGAAGGGGATGCAGTGTTTCATATAGCAAACTTTAATCAGTTAAAAGTTGCAAATAAAAAAATACTTTATTTTTGTGAAGATGCTATAGAAGATTGTGAGTATATAAATATTAATCAAGAGGATATTAAATGA
- a CDS encoding magnesium transporter CorA family protein, producing the protein MQNIENLIDSLHLEDLKNQLHPSIFDENDDYDMLIIRIPVIAKELGTKSFGFIITKEKSYFFNKTQNNFEELKSRFEEPYKLLDKNIDKMLKSFINYQDRISEIEELLYENKIKENFMNVWLELKLEILKIERILLKTSNTIENFIDYYEHDETFPINHYMDLHEHIERTMRSATLQLSKLDYLYSFYNAKSNDKMNKMIYILTIISAIFLPLNLIVGFFGMNTSSLPFTGGTSGTLYAVSIMGALVLITAFLVQFWRKKIEK; encoded by the coding sequence ATGCAAAATATTGAAAACCTAATTGATTCTTTGCACTTAGAAGATTTAAAAAACCAACTGCACCCCTCAATTTTTGATGAAAACGATGATTATGATATGCTGATTATACGCATACCCGTTATTGCAAAAGAACTTGGAACAAAATCATTTGGTTTTATAATTACCAAAGAGAAAAGTTATTTTTTTAACAAAACACAAAACAATTTTGAAGAGTTAAAAAGTCGTTTTGAAGAACCTTATAAATTACTAGATAAAAATATAGACAAAATGTTAAAATCGTTTATAAACTATCAAGACAGAATATCGGAGATAGAAGAACTTCTATACGAAAATAAGATAAAAGAAAATTTTATGAATGTATGGCTGGAGTTAAAACTTGAAATCTTAAAAATAGAACGGATACTTTTAAAAACTTCAAACACTATAGAAAACTTTATAGACTATTATGAACATGATGAAACTTTTCCCATAAACCATTATATGGATTTACACGAACATATAGAAAGAACGATGCGTTCTGCTACGCTTCAGTTATCTAAGTTAGATTATCTTTATAGTTTTTATAATGCTAAATCCAACGATAAAATGAATAAAATGATATATATATTAACCATAATATCTGCAATTTTTCTTCCGCTGAATTTAATTGTAGGTTTTTTTGGTATGAACACTAGTTCTTTACCTTTTACAGGCGGTACAAGCGGAACATTATATGCCGTATCTATAATGGGTGCATTGGTTTTAATAACTGCTTTTCTTGTGCAGTTTTGGCGTAAAAAAATTGAAAAGTAG
- a CDS encoding sodium-dependent transporter produces MKIARFSRIGFILAAAGSAVGLGNIWKFPYIAGEFGGGAFVLVYLITVLLIGFSIMIAEMLIGYMGRKDTVTSFEELAPKHKHIWKFAGFQGLAGLFVMIFYSVVIGWIFNYIVTSIISLPATVEEAEKTFTTMLRTDIMTQLFYHTVSFTWITYVLTKGIKGGIEKINMILMPSLMIILIGMFIYALSLDAFSQALNFMFAADWSKIDSNAFVTAVGHAFFTLSLGMGAIMTYSASMEKNSNLVKNAFWVVFLDTSIAIVAGLMLFTFLYQYGAGPAKGPGLVFISLPAAFYEMGILGNIFAVLFFLALAFAGLTSSVSLVEPMVQYFIDRFKWSRLKASMSMGLFFYLIGIIALLSNVDGFKEALTFGSKNFFDWVDYITAAIMLPMGGLLMALFIGFAVEKQRVESILKPQLGATFEIWYFSLRYITPVAMFIVMLSLVGVL; encoded by the coding sequence ATGAAAATAGCTAGGTTTAGTAGGATAGGCTTTATATTAGCGGCAGCGGGAAGTGCCGTTGGACTGGGGAATATATGGAAATTTCCATATATAGCGGGTGAGTTTGGAGGTGGTGCTTTTGTACTTGTATATTTGATTACCGTTTTGCTTATCGGATTCTCTATTATGATAGCGGAAATGCTGATAGGATACATGGGAAGAAAAGACACGGTAACTTCTTTTGAAGAACTTGCACCCAAACATAAACATATTTGGAAATTTGCAGGTTTTCAGGGTCTGGCAGGTTTGTTCGTAATGATATTTTATTCAGTTGTCATCGGCTGGATTTTCAACTATATAGTTACATCTATCATATCCTTGCCTGCAACTGTTGAAGAAGCCGAAAAAACATTTACAACCATGCTTCGTACCGATATCATGACACAACTTTTTTATCATACAGTTTCGTTTACCTGGATTACCTATGTTTTAACCAAGGGAATAAAAGGCGGTATTGAAAAAATAAATATGATATTAATGCCCTCATTGATGATTATACTTATAGGGATGTTTATATATGCCTTAAGTCTGGATGCATTCTCTCAAGCACTAAACTTTATGTTCGCCGCAGATTGGTCAAAAATAGATTCAAATGCATTTGTAACTGCCGTAGGTCATGCATTTTTTACTCTTAGTCTTGGTATGGGTGCTATTATGACCTATTCTGCTTCAATGGAGAAAAACTCAAACCTTGTTAAAAACGCTTTTTGGGTTGTATTTTTAGATACGTCCATCGCTATAGTAGCAGGGCTTATGTTATTTACTTTCCTTTACCAGTACGGTGCGGGTCCCGCTAAAGGACCTGGACTTGTATTTATTTCTTTACCTGCTGCATTTTATGAGATGGGAATTTTAGGAAATATATTTGCGGTTTTATTCTTTTTGGCACTTGCTTTTGCAGGACTTACATCTTCGGTATCACTGGTTGAGCCAATGGTGCAGTACTTCATAGACAGATTCAAATGGAGCAGACTAAAAGCTTCTATGTCAATGGGTCTATTTTTTTATCTTATAGGTATAATCGCCCTCCTCTCAAATGTGGACGGATTTAAAGAGGCATTGACTTTTGGGTCTAAGAACTTTTTTGACTGGGTTGATTATATTACGGCTGCGATAATGTTGCCTATGGGTGGATTACTAATGGCTCTTTTTATAGGTTTTGCAGTTGAAAAACAAAGGGTAGAATCTATTTTAAAACCTCAACTTGGAGCCACATTTGAAATCTGGTATTTCTCTCTTCGCTATATTACTCCCGTAGCTATGTTTATAGTTATGTTATCATTAGTAGGGGTATTATAA
- a CDS encoding Fur family transcriptional regulator → MEIEKLIEEKNLKLTSARKELLEIFFSAKKPLSFEDVKDKVSMDKATFYRNISKFESESILKSFESNDKKRYYELQKSPHTHFICNICNNIECIDNLFDVRIDGYIIEDLILKGVCKKCKT, encoded by the coding sequence ATGGAAATTGAAAAACTTATAGAAGAAAAAAACTTAAAATTAACTTCTGCCCGCAAGGAGCTTTTAGAAATATTTTTCAGTGCTAAAAAACCTCTTTCATTTGAAGATGTAAAAGATAAAGTTAGTATGGATAAAGCTACTTTTTACAGAAATATTTCAAAGTTTGAAAGTGAATCCATTTTAAAGAGTTTTGAGTCAAACGACAAAAAAAGATATTATGAGCTTCAAAAATCTCCACATACCCATTTTATTTGTAATATTTGTAATAATATAGAGTGTATCGACAATCTTTTTGATGTAAGAATAGATGGTTATATTATTGAAGATCTGATTCTAAAAGGCGTATGCAAAAAATGTAAAACATAA